From a region of the Corallococcus coralloides DSM 2259 genome:
- a CDS encoding GGDEF domain-containing protein yields the protein MSGDQTRVTKISSLTPGPERGTECCLVQIHGPELGKKYVLEETEFTIGRDQHNHIVVDLDNVSRRHARIWTRQGKTFVEDLQSTNGTYLNDREVLQAQPLRSGDLVKVGGSIFKFLDGDNIETQYHETIYTLTIADGLTGINNKRYFLEYLEREMGRSHRYQRTLSLMMFDIDHFKQINDVHGHLAGDYVLREMAQSIKRLVRREQCFARYGGEEFAIVMPEDGPDKARLFAEKIRKLVEDKRFVFEDKDIPVTISIGVAEVASEMSEPSQFIKVADANLYKAKKSGRNRVVG from the coding sequence ATGTCTGGCGACCAAACGCGAGTCACCAAGATCTCCAGCCTCACCCCGGGACCCGAGCGTGGCACCGAGTGCTGCCTCGTGCAGATCCACGGCCCTGAGCTGGGCAAGAAGTACGTGCTGGAAGAGACCGAGTTCACCATCGGTCGCGACCAGCACAACCACATCGTGGTGGATCTGGACAACGTGTCCCGCCGCCACGCGCGCATCTGGACCCGTCAGGGCAAGACGTTCGTGGAGGACCTCCAGTCCACGAACGGCACCTACCTGAACGACCGGGAGGTGCTCCAGGCGCAGCCCTTGCGCAGCGGGGACCTGGTGAAGGTGGGCGGCTCCATCTTCAAGTTCCTCGATGGCGACAACATCGAGACCCAGTACCACGAGACCATCTACACGCTGACCATCGCGGACGGTCTCACCGGCATCAACAACAAGCGCTACTTCCTGGAGTACCTGGAGCGGGAGATGGGCCGCTCGCACCGGTACCAGCGCACGCTGTCGTTGATGATGTTCGACATCGACCACTTCAAGCAGATCAACGACGTGCACGGCCACCTGGCCGGCGACTACGTGCTGCGCGAAATGGCCCAGTCCATCAAGCGGCTGGTGCGCCGCGAGCAGTGCTTCGCGCGCTACGGCGGCGAGGAGTTCGCCATCGTCATGCCCGAGGACGGGCCGGACAAGGCGCGCCTGTTCGCGGAGAAGATCCGCAAGCTGGTGGAGGACAAGCGCTTCGTCTTCGAGGACAAGGACATCCCCGTCACCATCTCCATCGGCGTGGCGGAAGTCGCCTCGGAGATGTCGGAGCCGTCCCAGTTCATCAAGGTGGCGGACGCGAACCTCTACAAGGCCAAGAAGTCCGGCCGCAACCGCGTGGTGGGCTGA
- a CDS encoding NAD-dependent epimerase/dehydratase family protein, whose protein sequence is MKLLVTGGTGFLGTHLVPRLVEAGHDVRLIARSKPSGPAFAKTEVQQGDLKDRDAVRRALEGVDAVYHLAGLVSFQNKDARRMYELHVDCTRELLRDVREAGIKRVILGSTSGTIAVSKEDRVGTEDDDYPITTVANWPYYLSKIYEEKLALEYCRKHSVPLVVLNPSLLMGPGDDRLSSTWTVVKFLNREIPAMPGGGISFVDARDAADAFVQALTRGEVYGRHLMGVNMAMPDFFDRLQRLTGVPAPRMKLPREVNIWGGKLLEQLAKLRGTVSKLDPQEVEIGEHFFYLEPAKAERELGFKARDVHETLLDTVQYIYGKMPPGNLPGTRGRLAESREGT, encoded by the coding sequence GTGAAGCTGCTCGTCACCGGAGGCACGGGTTTCCTGGGCACGCACCTGGTGCCCAGGCTGGTGGAGGCGGGCCACGACGTGCGCCTCATCGCGCGCTCGAAGCCGTCAGGCCCCGCGTTCGCCAAGACGGAAGTCCAGCAGGGCGACCTGAAGGACCGGGACGCCGTGCGCCGCGCGCTGGAGGGCGTGGACGCCGTCTACCACCTGGCGGGGCTCGTCTCCTTCCAGAACAAGGACGCGCGGCGGATGTACGAGCTGCACGTGGACTGCACGCGCGAGCTTTTGCGCGACGTGCGCGAAGCGGGAATCAAGCGCGTCATCCTGGGCTCCACCTCCGGCACCATCGCGGTGTCGAAGGAGGACCGCGTGGGCACGGAGGACGACGACTACCCCATCACCACCGTCGCCAACTGGCCCTACTACCTGTCCAAGATTTACGAAGAGAAGCTGGCGCTGGAGTACTGCCGCAAGCACTCCGTGCCGCTGGTGGTGCTCAACCCCAGCCTTCTGATGGGGCCCGGGGATGACCGCCTGTCCTCCACCTGGACGGTGGTGAAGTTCCTCAATCGGGAGATTCCGGCCATGCCCGGCGGCGGCATCTCCTTCGTGGACGCGCGCGACGCGGCGGACGCCTTCGTGCAGGCGCTCACCCGGGGCGAGGTGTACGGCCGCCACCTGATGGGCGTGAACATGGCCATGCCGGACTTCTTCGACCGGCTCCAGCGCCTCACCGGCGTGCCCGCCCCGCGCATGAAGCTGCCGCGCGAGGTGAACATCTGGGGCGGCAAGCTGCTGGAGCAGCTCGCGAAGCTGCGCGGCACCGTGTCCAAGCTCGACCCGCAGGAGGTCGAGATTGGCGAGCACTTCTTCTACCTGGAGCCCGCCAAGGCCGAGCGCGAGCTGGGCTTCAAGGCGCGCGACGTCCACGAGACGCTGCTGGACACCGTCCAGTACATCTACGGGAAGATGCCGCCCGGAAACCTGCCCGGCACCCGCGGCCGGCTGGCCGAGTCGCGCGAAGGCACCTGA
- a CDS encoding AMP-binding protein produces the protein MATLPPLDVTQVFTGKRIVFVGTTGFVGKVTLSMLLSHYGDVLDRVYVIVRKGSAASAERRFFDKVAPSEPFQPLRDRLGDEGAMAFIQQKCTILDGDITDPLVGLEEAQVASLTGQVHAIVNCAGLVSFNPSLEVGLNVNTHGVKNAVALALRWSVPLIHMSTAFVVGNRSGLVFEDEPVLGYFPKHEEMDGRDFSLEQELADAEKIVTRLREQADDKALTSLFRQKALDRLEEEGRDATDEKTLRLAVGRERKLWLSGELVRAGMERAQHWGWPNTYTYAKHLGEQVMAGTPGLRYSIVRPSIVESAAHFPFPGWNEGFTTSAPLAYAGIKGQRGIPAGDHAILDIIPVDQVAGATLGITAHAMQVEERRVYNLASGDVNPFLASRSVELVGLYRRRYYRNRETGNTLVNSLRSRIEPQPVSKQEFQLLSAPMLAKGAKLLKKAMDEVRPAWGAPRVQAMMDKARLALDEVESQAGSLGGLIDLFLPFLWENRYVFRCDNTRSVYERMVPADRAKIDWAPDRIDWREYFLGTHLPGLEKWVFPGLDEEREKRTAIPAHRDLLELFEATVHAYRHRVAFRMAAGEKEERFTFGEVHRYAARVGSYLMAQGIKRGDRVLLVSENRPEWAISYFGILRAGGTAVPVDPSLTEAEVVNIAKRAAAKQCLVSEQAAEDFPGLFAALGEGVGVASLAEAMTGDPAYPDRIGPVRKSAAADDVASVIFTSGTTGTPKGVMLTHRNFAALVAKLAGAFDVGVGDGVLSVLPLHHTFEFSAGFLTPFMRGAEITYIDELTSDRLGDVFETGRVTAMIGVPALWQLLHRKITQEMAAQPPLVEQALKALMAANGELRNRSTLNLGKLLFWPVHRKFGGRVKVLVSGGSALSEEVHQAFHELGFTMREGYGLTEAAPVLAVSEATNKRIKGTVGKALPGIEFKILNPDNDGIGEVLAKGPNVMAGYFGDREATEAVVKDGWLHTGDLGRMDDEGRLYLMGRAKDVIVDANGKNVYPDELEELYQEHAHIKELSIVGLPDEAGGEKVACLCVPDFKDRPREEVRHELEEHFRKVSAGMPFYRRVKVLRFWDGELPRTSTRKVKRKRVVEELQRLDRVAASAGRVKEKAQAAPTTGGVSDWLYPLIAEVCHRPASDVRPDSQLIGDLGFDSLMLTEMSVALEGAGVPLPAIEDLTQVQTVEDLRKLVVASGRRPSQETRARDIKKEAERAEEAEIPVPESVSALGRQLLSFGQKVLYGGVFDVKVTGKTFIPQNRNFLVIANHASHLDAGLVRVVLGDQGERLVSLAARDYFFDTPLKRAWFENFTNLIPIDRQGSLRESLRVAGEALRQGFNVLIFPEGTRSKTGELMEFKPTLGYLSLTYGVDVLPLYIHGAYEALPKGSMFPKTKELEVHVGPALEYASLKARAQGMARSEGYRYVTHIAEEAVRALRAGKVLDLEQVGADREFTPPARALPEGKDA, from the coding sequence ATGGCCACGCTTCCCCCGCTGGACGTCACCCAGGTCTTCACCGGCAAGCGCATCGTCTTCGTCGGCACCACCGGCTTCGTGGGCAAGGTGACGCTGTCGATGTTGCTCTCCCACTACGGCGACGTGCTGGACCGGGTCTACGTCATCGTGCGCAAGGGCAGCGCCGCGTCCGCGGAGCGCCGCTTCTTCGACAAGGTGGCTCCCAGCGAGCCCTTCCAACCGCTGCGCGACCGCCTGGGCGACGAAGGCGCCATGGCGTTCATCCAGCAGAAGTGCACCATCCTGGATGGCGACATCACCGACCCCCTGGTGGGCCTGGAGGAGGCGCAGGTCGCTTCGCTCACCGGGCAGGTGCACGCCATCGTCAACTGCGCGGGCCTGGTGTCCTTCAACCCGTCGTTGGAGGTGGGCCTCAACGTCAACACCCACGGCGTGAAGAACGCGGTGGCGCTGGCGCTGCGCTGGAGCGTCCCGCTCATCCACATGTCCACCGCGTTCGTCGTGGGCAACCGCAGCGGGCTCGTCTTCGAGGACGAGCCGGTGCTGGGCTACTTCCCCAAGCACGAGGAGATGGACGGGCGCGACTTCAGCCTGGAGCAGGAGCTGGCGGACGCGGAGAAGATCGTGACCCGCCTGCGGGAACAGGCGGATGACAAGGCGCTCACCTCCCTCTTCCGGCAGAAGGCGCTGGACCGCCTGGAAGAGGAAGGCCGCGACGCCACGGACGAGAAGACGCTGCGCCTGGCCGTGGGCCGCGAGCGCAAGCTGTGGCTGTCCGGCGAGCTGGTCCGCGCGGGCATGGAGCGCGCGCAGCACTGGGGCTGGCCCAACACGTATACGTACGCCAAGCACCTGGGCGAACAGGTGATGGCCGGGACGCCGGGGCTTCGCTACTCCATCGTGCGGCCCTCCATCGTGGAGAGCGCGGCGCACTTCCCCTTCCCTGGCTGGAACGAGGGCTTCACCACGTCCGCGCCGCTGGCGTACGCGGGCATCAAGGGCCAGCGCGGCATCCCCGCGGGCGACCACGCCATCCTGGACATCATCCCGGTGGACCAGGTGGCGGGCGCCACGCTGGGCATCACCGCGCACGCGATGCAGGTGGAGGAGCGCCGCGTCTACAACCTGGCCTCCGGTGACGTGAACCCGTTCCTCGCCAGCCGCTCCGTGGAGCTGGTGGGTCTGTACCGCCGCCGCTACTACCGCAACCGCGAGACGGGCAACACGCTGGTCAACTCGCTGCGCTCGCGCATCGAGCCGCAGCCCGTGAGCAAGCAGGAGTTCCAGCTGCTCAGCGCGCCCATGCTGGCGAAGGGCGCGAAGCTCTTGAAGAAGGCCATGGACGAGGTGCGGCCCGCGTGGGGCGCGCCCCGCGTGCAGGCGATGATGGACAAGGCCCGCCTCGCGCTGGACGAGGTGGAGTCCCAGGCGGGCAGCCTCGGCGGCCTCATCGACCTGTTCCTCCCCTTCCTCTGGGAGAACCGCTACGTCTTCCGCTGCGACAACACGCGCTCCGTCTACGAGCGCATGGTGCCGGCGGACCGCGCCAAGATTGACTGGGCGCCCGACCGCATCGACTGGCGCGAGTACTTCCTGGGCACGCACCTGCCCGGCCTGGAGAAGTGGGTGTTCCCGGGCCTGGACGAGGAGCGCGAGAAGCGCACCGCCATCCCCGCGCACCGCGACCTGCTGGAGCTGTTCGAGGCCACCGTGCACGCGTACCGCCACCGGGTGGCGTTCCGCATGGCCGCGGGAGAGAAGGAGGAGCGCTTCACCTTCGGTGAGGTGCACCGCTACGCGGCCCGCGTGGGCAGCTACCTCATGGCCCAGGGCATCAAGCGCGGCGACCGCGTCCTGCTGGTGTCGGAGAACCGGCCGGAGTGGGCCATCAGCTACTTCGGCATCCTGCGCGCTGGCGGCACCGCCGTGCCGGTGGACCCCTCGCTCACCGAAGCGGAGGTGGTCAACATCGCGAAGCGCGCAGCGGCGAAGCAGTGCCTCGTGTCCGAGCAGGCCGCGGAGGACTTCCCCGGCCTCTTCGCGGCGCTGGGTGAGGGCGTGGGCGTGGCGAGCCTCGCGGAGGCCATGACGGGCGACCCGGCGTATCCGGACCGCATTGGCCCGGTGCGGAAGTCCGCCGCCGCGGACGACGTGGCGAGCGTCATCTTCACCTCCGGCACCACGGGCACGCCCAAGGGCGTGATGCTCACCCACCGAAACTTCGCGGCGCTGGTGGCGAAGCTGGCGGGCGCGTTCGACGTGGGCGTGGGCGACGGCGTGTTGTCCGTGCTGCCCCTGCACCACACGTTTGAGTTCTCCGCCGGCTTCCTCACGCCGTTCATGCGCGGCGCGGAGATCACGTACATCGACGAGCTCACGTCGGACCGGCTGGGCGACGTCTTCGAGACGGGCCGCGTGACGGCGATGATTGGCGTGCCCGCGCTCTGGCAGCTGTTGCACCGCAAGATTACGCAGGAGATGGCCGCGCAACCGCCGCTGGTGGAGCAGGCGCTCAAGGCGCTGATGGCGGCCAACGGGGAGCTGCGCAACCGCAGCACTCTCAACCTGGGCAAGCTCCTGTTCTGGCCGGTGCACCGCAAGTTCGGCGGCCGGGTGAAGGTCCTGGTGTCCGGCGGCTCCGCGCTGTCGGAAGAGGTGCACCAGGCCTTCCACGAGCTGGGCTTCACCATGCGCGAGGGCTACGGCCTCACGGAGGCCGCGCCGGTGCTGGCGGTGTCGGAAGCCACCAACAAGCGCATCAAGGGCACGGTGGGCAAGGCGCTGCCGGGCATCGAGTTCAAGATTCTCAACCCGGACAACGACGGCATTGGCGAGGTGCTGGCCAAGGGCCCGAACGTGATGGCGGGCTACTTCGGGGACCGCGAGGCGACCGAGGCCGTGGTGAAGGACGGCTGGCTGCACACGGGCGACCTGGGCCGCATGGACGACGAGGGCCGCCTGTACCTCATGGGCCGCGCCAAGGACGTCATCGTCGACGCCAACGGCAAGAACGTCTACCCGGACGAGTTGGAGGAGCTGTACCAGGAGCACGCGCACATCAAGGAGCTGTCCATCGTCGGCCTGCCGGATGAAGCCGGCGGCGAGAAGGTGGCGTGCCTGTGCGTGCCGGACTTCAAGGACCGCCCGCGCGAAGAGGTCCGCCACGAGTTGGAGGAGCACTTCCGCAAGGTGAGCGCGGGCATGCCCTTCTACCGGCGCGTGAAGGTGCTGCGCTTCTGGGACGGCGAGCTGCCGCGCACGTCCACCCGCAAGGTGAAGCGCAAGCGCGTGGTGGAGGAGCTGCAGCGGCTGGACCGCGTGGCGGCCAGCGCGGGCCGCGTGAAGGAGAAGGCGCAGGCGGCGCCCACCACGGGCGGCGTGTCGGACTGGCTCTATCCGCTCATCGCGGAGGTCTGCCACCGCCCGGCGTCGGACGTGCGGCCGGACTCGCAGCTCATTGGTGACCTGGGCTTCGACTCGCTGATGCTCACGGAGATGTCCGTGGCGCTGGAGGGCGCGGGCGTGCCGCTGCCCGCCATTGAAGACCTGACGCAGGTGCAGACGGTGGAGGACCTGCGCAAGCTGGTGGTGGCCTCCGGACGCCGGCCTTCGCAGGAGACGCGGGCGCGCGACATCAAGAAGGAAGCCGAGCGCGCGGAAGAGGCCGAGATTCCGGTGCCGGAGTCGGTGTCCGCGCTGGGCCGGCAGCTTCTGTCCTTCGGGCAGAAGGTGCTCTACGGCGGCGTCTTCGACGTGAAGGTGACGGGCAAGACGTTCATCCCGCAGAACCGCAACTTCCTCGTCATCGCCAACCACGCCAGCCACCTGGACGCGGGCCTGGTGCGCGTGGTGCTGGGCGACCAGGGCGAGCGGCTGGTGTCGCTGGCCGCGCGCGACTACTTCTTCGACACGCCGCTCAAGCGCGCGTGGTTCGAGAACTTCACCAACCTCATCCCCATCGACCGGCAGGGAAGCCTGCGTGAGTCGCTGCGCGTGGCGGGCGAGGCGCTCCGGCAGGGCTTCAACGTCCTCATCTTCCCGGAGGGCACGCGCTCCAAGACGGGCGAGCTGATGGAGTTCAAGCCGACGCTGGGCTACCTGTCGCTCACCTACGGGGTGGACGTGCTGCCGCTGTACATCCACGGCGCGTACGAAGCGCTGCCCAAGGGCTCCATGTTCCCGAAGACGAAGGAGCTGGAGGTCCACGTGGGCCCGGCGCTGGAGTACGCGTCGCTGAAGGCCCGGGCGCAGGGAATGGCGCGCTCGGAGGGCTACCGCTACGTGACGCACATCGCGGAGGAAGCGGTGCGCGCGCTGAGGGCGGGCAAGGTGCTGGACCTGGAGCAGGTGGGCGCGGACCGGGAATTCACCCCGCCCGCCCGGGCCCTGCCGGAAGGGAAGGACGCGTGA
- a CDS encoding lactate racemase domain-containing protein, producing MRPLKTLQKLYDEESQVVITEKGSPPRALFYGEGFLQEDLPVGTRVIFPRPPLEGVPNVKAAIRWAINHPEGMDPLHALLKPGMRLTCVIDDISVPLPPMVTPDVRQSILEVVLELCADSGVDDVHLVIANALHRRMTEGEMKRMVGEKIFDAYYPDRYYNHDAEDPDGITELERTSHNEVVAVNRRVAESDLIVYVNINFVPMNGGHKSMGTGVTNYASLRHHHNPKTIRESDSYMEPKASALYTKNSRIGTVIDKSLKVFHIETTLNNRMFGAPTDFLAKKEEDYTEADRLKFQALRFTLSKLPRAAARKVLNAIPAPYDVTGVFAGATEPTHAKTLEQSWKQYVVPVEGQSDIVIFPIPFVSPYSVNSILNPLLVQVMGLGYFYNLNRGVPLVKKGGVLILLHPAYDEFDPVQHPSYIEFFHRLLPETRDSMKLEHKYEKEFAENPSYVHLYRKGNAYHGVHPFYMWYWGENGRQHVGKVIVAGAENNHVPALLGWDRTDTLSEAIEEARGFMGRSASISLLRIAPTVMVDVK from the coding sequence ATGCGCCCGCTCAAGACGCTCCAGAAGCTGTACGACGAGGAAAGCCAGGTGGTCATCACGGAGAAGGGCAGCCCCCCGCGGGCGCTCTTCTACGGTGAAGGCTTCCTCCAGGAAGACCTGCCCGTGGGCACCCGGGTCATCTTCCCCCGCCCCCCGCTGGAGGGCGTGCCCAACGTGAAGGCCGCCATCCGCTGGGCCATCAACCACCCGGAGGGCATGGACCCGCTGCACGCGCTGCTCAAGCCGGGCATGCGGCTGACGTGCGTCATCGACGACATCAGCGTCCCCCTGCCGCCCATGGTCACGCCGGACGTGCGCCAGTCCATCCTGGAGGTGGTGCTGGAGCTGTGCGCGGACTCCGGCGTGGATGACGTGCACCTGGTCATCGCCAACGCGCTGCACCGCCGGATGACCGAAGGCGAGATGAAGCGCATGGTGGGCGAGAAGATCTTCGACGCCTACTACCCGGACCGCTACTACAACCACGACGCGGAAGACCCGGACGGCATCACGGAGTTGGAGCGCACCAGCCACAATGAAGTGGTGGCCGTGAACCGCCGCGTGGCGGAGAGCGACCTCATCGTCTACGTGAACATCAACTTCGTGCCCATGAACGGCGGGCACAAGTCCATGGGCACGGGCGTGACGAACTACGCGTCGCTCCGGCACCACCACAACCCGAAGACCATCCGCGAGTCGGACTCCTACATGGAGCCGAAGGCGAGCGCGCTCTACACGAAGAACTCGCGCATCGGCACGGTCATCGACAAGTCGCTGAAGGTCTTCCACATCGAGACCACGCTGAACAACCGCATGTTCGGCGCGCCCACGGACTTCCTGGCGAAGAAGGAAGAGGACTACACGGAGGCGGACCGGCTGAAGTTCCAGGCCCTGCGCTTCACGCTGTCCAAGCTGCCCCGCGCGGCGGCGCGCAAGGTGCTCAACGCCATCCCCGCGCCCTATGACGTGACGGGCGTGTTCGCGGGGGCCACGGAGCCCACGCACGCGAAGACGCTGGAGCAGAGCTGGAAGCAGTACGTGGTGCCGGTGGAGGGGCAGAGCGACATCGTCATCTTCCCCATCCCGTTCGTCAGTCCCTACAGCGTCAACTCCATCCTCAACCCGCTGCTCGTGCAGGTGATGGGGCTGGGCTACTTCTACAACCTCAACCGGGGCGTGCCGCTGGTGAAGAAGGGGGGCGTGCTCATCCTCCTGCACCCGGCCTACGACGAGTTCGACCCCGTGCAGCACCCCAGCTACATCGAGTTCTTCCACCGGCTTCTGCCGGAGACGCGGGACTCCATGAAGCTGGAGCACAAGTACGAGAAGGAGTTCGCGGAGAACCCCAGCTACGTGCACCTGTACAGGAAGGGCAACGCCTACCACGGCGTGCACCCCTTCTACATGTGGTACTGGGGCGAGAATGGCCGCCAGCACGTAGGCAAGGTCATCGTCGCGGGCGCGGAGAACAACCACGTCCCGGCCCTGCTCGGCTGGGACCGCACCGACACCCTCTCCGAGGCGATTGAAGAGGCGCGCGGCTTCATGGGGCGCTCGGCGTCCATCAGCCTGCTGCGCATCGCGCCCACGGTGATGGTGGACGTGAAGTGA
- a CDS encoding HAD family hydrolase, with translation MPAKAAFFDVDGTLVRTNIVHVYAYYAMNRGSLRGIAGRTLGTALGLPVFGILDAVNRKAFNEFFYRYYSGLSEDRLVTIAEDMFEDVLKPALYEQTQDLIDEARRSGCRIVLVTGALDFTMRPLARHLGCDDVIANKMQFVGGKATGKVIPPIIEGANKANAIRAYCEREGLALNQCHGYSDSASDYAMLAVVGRPTAVNPDLRLRSLARAYNWPILDLK, from the coding sequence GTGCCCGCCAAAGCAGCCTTCTTCGACGTCGACGGGACGCTGGTCCGGACGAACATCGTCCACGTCTATGCCTATTACGCCATGAACCGGGGCTCGCTCCGGGGCATCGCGGGCCGCACCCTGGGCACCGCCCTGGGTCTGCCGGTGTTCGGCATCCTGGATGCCGTCAACCGCAAGGCCTTCAACGAATTCTTCTACCGGTACTACTCGGGCCTCAGCGAGGACCGGCTCGTCACCATCGCGGAGGACATGTTCGAGGACGTCCTCAAGCCCGCCCTGTACGAGCAGACGCAGGACCTCATCGACGAGGCGCGTCGTTCCGGCTGCCGCATCGTGCTCGTCACCGGAGCGCTGGACTTCACCATGCGCCCCCTGGCCCGGCACCTGGGCTGCGATGACGTCATCGCCAACAAGATGCAGTTCGTGGGCGGCAAGGCCACCGGCAAGGTGATTCCGCCCATCATCGAAGGCGCCAACAAGGCCAACGCCATCCGCGCCTACTGCGAGCGCGAGGGCCTGGCCCTCAACCAGTGCCATGGCTACTCGGACAGCGCCTCCGACTACGCCATGCTCGCCGTGGTGGGACGGCCCACCGCGGTGAACCCGGACCTGCGGCTGCGCTCGCTCGCGCGCGCGTACAACTGGCCCATCCTGGACCTGAAGTAG
- a CDS encoding NAD-dependent epimerase/dehydratase family protein, whose product MNALITGAGGFLGTWLARALAARGDRVSCLLRPTTDTRELEKALEGHPWTRVVGDVTDPASLASAVKGVDVVFHLAGIRRAALRDEFMRVNAQGTRLICEAMAALQEPRPRLVMCGSLASHGPSTPERPHVEEDAFHPHEWYGESKAEGERIAFSFQDRLPVTVIRPPRILGPGDRENLTFFKLGKKGIRLELAGGPRPLSLVDVEDVVDLLLVLAQKPEALGEAFFCAGPERLTLEQMQDLGAKALGFQTRTWRLSPAVLTALATAADGVTRLTGRKLPLNRKLARQLLAPAWTCSGAKAERLLGFRPRRGLAESITRSGEWYRAQGWL is encoded by the coding sequence ATGAATGCCCTCATCACTGGTGCCGGTGGCTTTTTGGGGACCTGGCTCGCTCGGGCGCTGGCTGCGCGCGGCGACCGGGTTTCATGCCTGTTGCGCCCCACCACGGACACCCGCGAGTTGGAAAAGGCCCTGGAAGGCCACCCCTGGACGCGGGTGGTGGGCGACGTGACGGACCCCGCCTCGCTGGCCAGCGCGGTGAAGGGCGTGGACGTCGTCTTCCACCTGGCCGGCATCCGCCGCGCCGCGCTGCGCGACGAGTTCATGCGCGTCAACGCGCAAGGCACCCGCCTCATCTGCGAGGCCATGGCCGCCCTGCAAGAGCCCCGTCCCCGCCTGGTGATGTGCGGCTCCCTGGCCTCCCACGGCCCCTCCACCCCGGAGCGCCCCCATGTGGAGGAGGACGCCTTCCATCCGCATGAGTGGTACGGCGAGAGCAAGGCGGAGGGTGAGCGCATCGCGTTCTCCTTCCAGGACCGGCTGCCGGTGACGGTGATCCGCCCGCCGCGCATCCTGGGGCCCGGGGACCGGGAAAACCTGACCTTCTTCAAGCTGGGGAAGAAGGGCATCCGGCTGGAGCTGGCCGGAGGCCCCCGCCCCCTGTCCCTGGTGGACGTGGAGGACGTGGTGGACCTGCTGCTCGTCCTGGCCCAGAAGCCGGAGGCCCTGGGCGAGGCGTTCTTCTGCGCGGGCCCGGAGCGGCTGACCCTGGAGCAGATGCAGGACCTGGGGGCGAAGGCCCTGGGCTTCCAGACGCGCACCTGGCGGCTGTCCCCGGCGGTGCTGACCGCCCTGGCCACCGCTGCGGACGGGGTGACGCGGCTGACCGGCCGCAAGCTCCCCCTGAACCGGAAGCTGGCGCGGCAGCTCCTGGCCCCGGCCTGGACCTGCTCCGGGGCCAAGGCTGAACGCCTGCTGGGCTTCCGGCCGCGCCGTGGGCTGGCGGAGTCCATCACTCGCAGTGGTGAATGGTATCGCGCGCAGGGCTGGTTATAG
- a CDS encoding SWIB/MDM2 domain-containing protein, with translation MAAKKAAAKKSAPAAAKKAPAAKKAAGRKPNAAFMKEMTPSAELAAIVGSKALPRTAVVSKIWDYIKKNNLQDAKNKRQINADDKLKPIFGGKKNVTMFEMTALVNKHLS, from the coding sequence ATGGCCGCCAAGAAAGCCGCTGCGAAGAAGTCTGCCCCTGCTGCCGCGAAGAAGGCCCCTGCCGCCAAGAAGGCCGCGGGCCGTAAGCCCAACGCTGCGTTCATGAAGGAGATGACGCCCTCCGCTGAGCTGGCGGCGATCGTCGGTTCCAAGGCGCTGCCCCGCACCGCGGTGGTCAGCAAGATCTGGGACTACATCAAGAAGAACAACCTCCAGGACGCGAAGAACAAGCGCCAGATCAACGCCGACGACAAGCTCAAGCCCATCTTCGGCGGCAAGAAGAACGTCACCATGTTCGAGATGACCGCGCTGGTGAACAAGCACCTGAGCTGA